A genomic segment from Gaiellales bacterium encodes:
- a CDS encoding GFA family protein translates to MRYEVPDAFLYSLNCHCSRCRAATGSAFKALAGIEREKLEVTRGADTLFIYGEPDAHDTRCGVCGSLLFSVVRAGEYVHVAMGSLVDEPSIRPTDHIFVGSKAPWFEITDDLPQSVELE, encoded by the coding sequence GTGCGGTACGAGGTGCCGGACGCCTTCCTCTACTCCCTGAACTGCCACTGCTCGCGCTGCCGCGCGGCGACCGGCTCGGCCTTCAAGGCGCTGGCCGGCATCGAGCGCGAGAAGCTCGAGGTCACCAGGGGCGCCGACACGCTCTTCATCTACGGCGAGCCCGACGCCCACGACACCCGCTGCGGGGTCTGCGGGTCGCTCCTCTTCTCGGTGGTGCGAGCCGGCGAATACGTGCACGTCGCCATGGGCTCGCTCGTGGACGAGCCGAGCATCCGGCCGACCGACCACATCTTCGTCGGCTCCAAGGCACCCTGGTTCGAGATCACGGACGACCTGCCTCAGTCGGTCGAGCTGGAGTAG
- a CDS encoding DUF4188 domain-containing protein, whose translation MADAANRNTVDLSAYPDLVVIYLGMRVEEPRGLESLQTLGPQIEASVAEGPEGLLLHERLIYGDDPPHVGMRQYWRDFDSLTAWSRTLPHKQWWTDYLRDRGGTSFWHETYLRRGGFESIYVDVDEGIGMGRFAPTRHATGPMLGARARVDAHRSDAG comes from the coding sequence ATGGCCGATGCCGCCAACCGGAACACCGTCGACCTCTCCGCGTACCCGGATCTGGTCGTGATCTACCTGGGCATGCGGGTCGAGGAGCCGCGCGGGCTCGAGAGCCTGCAGACGCTCGGGCCGCAGATCGAGGCGTCGGTCGCCGAGGGGCCGGAGGGCCTGCTGCTGCACGAGCGGCTCATCTACGGGGACGACCCGCCCCACGTCGGCATGCGCCAGTACTGGCGCGACTTCGACTCGCTCACCGCCTGGTCGCGGACGCTGCCCCACAAGCAGTGGTGGACGGACTACCTGCGGGATCGCGGCGGCACGTCGTTCTGGCACGAGACGTACCTGCGGCGCGGCGGGTTCGAGTCGATCTACGTGGACGTCGACGAGGGCATCGGGATGGGCCGGTTCGCACCGACCCGGCACGCCACCGGGCCGATGCTCGGTGCGCGTGCGCGGGTCGATGCCCACCGTTCGGACGCCGGCTAG
- a CDS encoding sensor histidine kinase, with the protein MAVDDIRGALRRNPTATDALLAAPLVAAAIAQALVASIADDLITGLAIALLTTVPVAFRRSRPVAAALVSTAAGLIPSDGYVYVGYVAAFIVFYSVAAHVDARASVAATVVAGCGLAVTGSLIHGAAFGEYFGALSAVAAPAVVGRFVRHQRIQAARLRDLTEQLEREREQRVTAAVTDERTRIARELHDVIAHEVSVIAIQSDAAEAALDTDPALARQPLVAIRASAVSALAEMRRLLSVLRDPDEPVGEAPQPGLAQLEELIERAGALGIDVRLDVEGRPAAIPASVDLSAYRILQEALTNVHKHAHGAPTVIRVRWLADRLELEVRDRGNGTAAPPNGNGHGLVGMRERARMHGGSVDAGAGPDGGFVVTAVLPLGTSA; encoded by the coding sequence ATGGCGGTCGACGACATACGTGGGGCGCTCCGGCGCAACCCGACGGCCACCGACGCGCTGCTGGCCGCGCCGCTGGTTGCGGCGGCCATCGCCCAGGCGCTCGTCGCCTCGATCGCAGACGACCTGATCACGGGCCTTGCGATCGCGCTCCTCACCACCGTCCCGGTCGCGTTCCGCCGGTCGCGCCCGGTCGCAGCGGCGCTCGTCTCGACCGCCGCCGGCCTGATCCCGAGCGACGGCTACGTCTACGTCGGCTACGTCGCTGCGTTCATCGTCTTCTACTCGGTGGCTGCGCACGTGGACGCGCGCGCGTCCGTCGCGGCGACCGTGGTCGCGGGCTGCGGGCTCGCGGTGACCGGATCGCTCATCCACGGCGCCGCGTTTGGCGAGTACTTCGGGGCGCTCTCGGCCGTGGCCGCGCCGGCCGTGGTCGGCCGGTTCGTCCGCCACCAGCGCATCCAGGCCGCCCGTCTGCGTGACCTGACGGAGCAGCTCGAGCGGGAGCGCGAGCAGCGCGTGACAGCCGCTGTCACGGATGAGCGGACCCGCATCGCCCGGGAGCTGCACGACGTGATCGCGCACGAGGTGAGCGTGATCGCGATCCAGTCGGACGCCGCCGAGGCCGCGCTCGACACCGATCCCGCCCTGGCCCGGCAGCCGCTGGTCGCGATCCGCGCGTCGGCCGTCTCGGCGCTCGCCGAGATGCGCCGCCTCCTGAGCGTCCTACGCGACCCGGACGAGCCCGTCGGGGAGGCGCCGCAGCCGGGGCTGGCCCAGCTGGAGGAGCTGATCGAGCGCGCGGGCGCCCTCGGCATCGACGTGCGCCTGGACGTCGAGGGAAGGCCGGCCGCGATCCCGGCGAGCGTCGACCTCTCCGCCTACCGGATCCTCCAGGAGGCGCTCACCAACGTCCACAAGCACGCGCACGGCGCCCCGACGGTGATCCGCGTGCGCTGGCTCGCCGACCGCCTCGAGCTCGAGGTGCGCGACCGCGGGAACGGCACGGCTGCCCCGCCGAACGGCAACGGCCACGGGCTCGTCGGCATGCGCGAGCGCGCGCGCATGCACGGCGGATCCGTCGACGCGGGCGCCGGCCCCGACGGCGGGTTCGTCGTCACCGCCGTCCTGCCTCTGGGAACGTCGGCGTGA
- a CDS encoding response regulator transcription factor, with product MIRLLLADDQEMVRTGFRLILELAGMEVVGEAADGREAVELCRRLAPDVVLMDVRMPVMDGIEATRQIAAAAPQTRTLILTTFDQDENVYRALEAGASGFLLKDAGRERLVDAIETVARGEALVAPQILERLVAHYVAAPPVEARRPPALDELTERELEVLRLIGLGLSNDEIAARLYVSMATVKTHVRHVLAKLALRDRVQAVVLAYEVGLVRPGSTV from the coding sequence GTGATCCGCCTCCTGCTCGCCGACGACCAGGAGATGGTGCGTACCGGATTCCGCCTGATCCTCGAGCTGGCCGGCATGGAGGTCGTCGGGGAGGCGGCCGACGGCCGCGAGGCCGTCGAGCTCTGCCGCCGTCTTGCGCCCGACGTCGTCCTCATGGACGTGCGCATGCCCGTGATGGACGGGATCGAGGCGACCCGCCAGATCGCCGCCGCGGCGCCGCAGACGCGGACGCTGATCCTGACGACGTTCGACCAGGACGAGAACGTCTACCGGGCGCTCGAGGCGGGCGCGAGCGGCTTCCTGCTCAAGGACGCGGGCCGCGAGCGGCTCGTCGACGCGATCGAGACTGTCGCCCGCGGCGAGGCGCTCGTGGCACCGCAGATCCTCGAGCGGCTGGTGGCGCACTACGTCGCGGCGCCGCCCGTCGAGGCCCGGCGCCCGCCCGCGCTGGACGAGTTGACCGAGCGGGAGCTCGAGGTCTTACGCCTGATCGGCCTCGGGCTCTCGAACGACGAGATCGCCGCGCGGCTCTACGTCAGCATGGCGACGGTGAAGACGCACGTCCGCCACGTGCTCGCCAAGCTGGCGCTGCGCGACCGCGTCCAGGCCGTCGTCCTGGCCTACGAGGTCGGGCTCGTGCGACCCGGCTCGACGGTGTGA
- a CDS encoding AAA family ATPase translates to MSAVLITGMSATGKSTALAELARAGHAVVDTDAGGWVVDVPQDDGSTEPIWDEPRISALLDEHADGTLFVAGCVANQGRFYPRFHAVVLLSAPEETLLERLATRTTNDFGKAAAEREAILADLRAVEPLLRAGATAEIDTRAPVAEVAARLVEIARGPAARR, encoded by the coding sequence GTGAGCGCCGTCCTGATCACGGGGATGTCCGCCACCGGCAAGTCGACCGCGCTGGCCGAGCTCGCCCGCGCCGGGCACGCCGTCGTCGACACCGACGCCGGCGGCTGGGTCGTCGACGTGCCCCAGGACGACGGCTCGACCGAGCCGATATGGGACGAGCCGCGGATCTCCGCTCTGCTCGACGAACACGCCGACGGCACGCTCTTCGTGGCCGGCTGCGTGGCGAACCAGGGCCGCTTCTACCCCCGCTTCCACGCGGTCGTGCTGCTGAGCGCGCCGGAGGAGACGCTGCTCGAGCGGCTCGCGACGCGGACGACGAACGACTTCGGCAAGGCTGCCGCCGAGCGCGAGGCGATCCTGGCCGACCTGCGTGCCGTCGAGCCGCTGCTGCGGGCCGGCGCCACCGCCGAGATCGATACGCGGGCGCCCGTGGCCGAGGTGGCCGCGCGGCTGGTGGAGATCGCGCGCGGGCCGGCCGCCCGGCGCTGA
- a CDS encoding MarR family transcriptional regulator: MQDRTGTDFGLLIAQALNAYVAHLHRRLGERGFGDLRPTFGLPLRALSERPRTLTELARGLGVSKQAAAKIVAELEGRSLIAREPSPDDGRATLLRLSARGRALVTAAIEIGNAVERDLARDLGDEPAAHIRAGLERLAYDPPWAEAAPVRSGRVW, encoded by the coding sequence ATGCAAGACCGAACCGGCACCGACTTCGGGCTGCTCATCGCGCAGGCGCTGAACGCGTACGTCGCGCACCTGCACCGCCGGCTCGGCGAGCGCGGGTTCGGCGACCTGCGGCCGACGTTCGGTCTGCCGCTGCGGGCCCTGAGCGAGCGCCCACGAACGCTGACCGAGCTCGCCCGGGGCCTGGGGGTGAGCAAGCAGGCGGCCGCCAAGATCGTGGCCGAGCTCGAGGGGCGGTCGCTGATCGCGCGCGAGCCCTCGCCGGACGACGGCCGCGCGACCCTCCTGCGCCTGAGCGCGCGGGGGCGGGCGCTGGTCACGGCCGCGATCGAGATCGGGAACGCCGTCGAGCGCGATCTGGCCCGCGACCTCGGCGATGAGCCAGCCGCCCACATCCGGGCCGGGCTCGAACGGCTCGCCTACGACCCGCCGTGGGCCGAGGCCGCCCCGGTGCGGTCGGGCCGGGTCTGGTGA
- a CDS encoding cupin domain-containing protein translates to MPVIERDAQRHHELHGARFHTLASPSLGSRETSVWRVHLEAGTPGLPHRVTREEIFVVVSGSATATLDGMAHPLSAGSTLVLPAGVELALETGAAALEAIVCLPVGGQGVVGDGEPFTPPWAE, encoded by the coding sequence GTGCCTGTCATCGAACGCGACGCCCAGCGCCACCACGAGCTTCACGGCGCCCGCTTCCACACCCTGGCCAGCCCGTCGCTGGGATCCCGGGAGACGAGCGTCTGGCGGGTGCATCTGGAGGCCGGCACGCCCGGCCTGCCCCACCGCGTCACCCGTGAGGAGATCTTCGTCGTCGTCTCCGGCTCCGCGACGGCGACCCTCGACGGGATGGCCCATCCGCTCTCGGCCGGATCCACGCTCGTCCTCCCCGCCGGCGTCGAGCTGGCGCTCGAGACAGGCGCCGCGGCGCTCGAGGCGATCGTCTGCCTGCCGGTCGGCGGCCAGGGCGTCGTCGGAGACGGCGAGCCGTTCACGCCGCCGTGGGCCGAGTGA